From one Fibrobacter sp. genomic stretch:
- a CDS encoding electron transfer flavoprotein subunit beta/FixA family protein, translating into MSLKIVVLAKQVPDTRNVGPDAMTPQGTINRAALPAVFNPEDLNALEQALRLKDQFPGSTISVLTMGLPKSAEVIREALYRGADCGYVITDRTLGGADTLATSYTLAQAVKKVGDYDIILGGRQAIDGDTAQVGPQIAEKLGLTQVTYAEEILSLDEKAKKVVIRRHIDGGVETVEAPLPLVVTVNGSAAPCRPRNAKRIMKYKNATVVAERAPEQAEKYEALIAKKPYLNIPQWGAADIDADPTQIGKAGSPTNVKAVKNIVFKAKESRTLTASDADVEGLIKELLDEKIIG; encoded by the coding sequence ATGAGTCTCAAAATCGTTGTGCTTGCTAAGCAAGTACCTGACACACGAAACGTAGGCCCGGACGCCATGACGCCGCAGGGCACTATCAATCGTGCCGCACTGCCCGCAGTCTTCAACCCCGAAGACCTGAACGCCCTGGAGCAAGCCCTTCGCCTGAAGGACCAGTTCCCGGGTTCCACCATTTCCGTGCTGACCATGGGTCTGCCGAAGTCCGCTGAAGTCATCCGCGAAGCCCTTTACCGCGGAGCCGACTGCGGTTACGTGATTACGGACCGTACCCTCGGTGGTGCAGACACGCTCGCCACGAGCTACACCCTCGCCCAGGCCGTCAAGAAGGTCGGCGACTATGATATTATTCTCGGTGGCCGCCAGGCTATCGACGGCGATACCGCCCAGGTGGGCCCGCAGATCGCCGAAAAGCTCGGCCTCACGCAGGTGACCTACGCCGAAGAAATCCTCTCCCTCGACGAAAAGGCCAAGAAGGTCGTCATCCGCCGCCACATCGACGGTGGTGTGGAAACGGTGGAAGCACCGCTACCGCTGGTCGTGACCGTGAACGGCAGTGCCGCTCCGTGCCGCCCGCGCAACGCCAAGCGCATCATGAAGTACAAGAACGCCACGGTGGTTGCCGAACGCGCCCCCGAACAGGCCGAAAAGTACGAAGCGCTCATCGCAAAGAAGCCCTACCTCAACATCCCGCAGTGGGGTGCCGCCGATATCGACGCCGACCCGACTCAGATCGGTAAGGCCGGTTCTCCGACGAACGTGAAGGCCGTCAAGAACATCGTGTTCAAGGCGAAGGAAAGCCGCACGCTCACCGCGAGCGACGCCGATGTGGAAGGACTTATCAAGGAACTTTTAGACGAGAAGATTATAGGCTAA